The genomic region CTTTTTTTGACCGCGTGAATCGTTTCGTGAACCGCAACCGGGTGATGGGCAAAATCCTCCATTACGAGCGCGGTCTGAGATTGGAATAGAATATCCTGTCTTCTTTTAACGCCCGGAAAAGAATCGATCGCCTTTGCGATTCCTTGTTTATAACCGCTCGGATTTTTTTCCTTTAGAATCTCGGAACAAACACGGATCGCAACTTCGATGTTTCTATAGTTATGATCTCCGAAAAGCGCGGGATTCAATTTTTGATCGTCCCACACGAGCTCGTGTTTTTTCCAAGTAAGGGAAGAATCCTTACGGTTCCATTCAAAACCTTCGGTTTTGGTGAACTTAACGTGTTGCACGAGTTTTTTCAAAGAACCCGAACCGTTCCAAAAAAAGATCTTACCGTTTCCGGGAACCAAGTTGATCAAACGTTTGAACATGGTTTCGATCGCCGCGATGTCCGGAAAAATATCGGCGTGATCGAAATCCAAAGCGTTTAACACCGCGTAGGTGGGTCTGTAATGCAGAAACTTGGAGGACTTATCGAAAAACGCAGTGTCGTATTCGTCGCCTTCGATGACGAAATACTGTCCGTTTCCGAGTTCGAACCCCGGAAAACCGTCCTTACGAATTCCTCCGACAAACAACCCGGGTTCGACTCCGTTCTCTTTGAGTATATGATGAATTAAGAATGTAGTCGTCGTTTTACCGTGCGTTCCGGCGACTACGATCACCTTTTTTCCTTTGAGAAAAAACTCGCTGATCGCGGCGGGCATGGAAAGATAGTTCATCCCGGAGTTGAGCATCTCCTCGACTTCCGGATTTCCGCGCGAGATCGCGTTTCCGACGACGATCAGATCCTGACCTTTGATATTCTCGGCTTTAAAACCTTCAAAATATGGAATATTCCATTCTTTTAATTTATCGGACATGGGCGGATAAACGCCTGCGTCCGAACCGGAAACCTCGTGTCCGCTTTTCTGAAGCATATGAGCGAGGTTACCCATAGCGATGCCGCCGATTCCGATCAGAAAAATCTTCAATTGAGAATGGTCCTAAATATATTATAGATCACTGTTAAAAATAAAACGCCGGTCAAAAAATACGCGGAACCGGACAAAAAGAACATTAGAACTTCCTTATCTTCCCATCCGAGAATTTTTTTCAAACTCCGAACGGAAAGGGCGCAGGAAAGAAAAAACGAAATCGCGATAAAAACCGCCTGCAACGGAGAGGGTAAAATCCAAAAAACGGAAGACGCGCTGAAAGGAATAAACGAAATCAAAAGAATGTTCGCGGGCGGAAGAGTTTCCCCTTTGGTTCGATCGGCCTTCTTCATAAAAATTCGAAAGACGTCGAACTGTGCGACCAAAAACAAAACGACCGGATAAATCAAAAACGAGAACACGACTCCGGAAAACAAACTCCATTCTCCCTCGTCGTAACGTACGAAAGAAAGAAGGGAAAAGACGAGATTGGAAACGATCTTTGCGGCCGGAGCAAGAAGCCAAAGTAAAAAATGGGTTCTTATGATTTCCGAATAACCGAATCCGTTCGTCTTTTGATAAAGATCGAAAGCGGTTTCGGGCGATTGAAAAACTTTTTGCAGAAGTCCGGTTCTTATTTCGGAGAAGTCTTGTTCTTTATCTACGATCATTTTTTGGGGAGAACGGAATTTTGATTCTTAGGAATCTGGTCTGGATTTAAAGGTTCCTTTCTTTGTTCCGCTTTGTCCAAATTCCCCGCGATTTCTTTTAACCGCAAGAAACTATCTTCACGGATATAAAAAGGGGGTTCGGAAAATTTCCCGTTTACGATCCGAATCGCTGGTCTGTAATCCACGGAATTGATATTGGTCTTCGGATAATAGCGCAACGTGATCCAATCTCCGTTTGAGATTTTGATCTTTAAAGACGCGTCCGCCGGAACTCCGATCAGACTTTTTGCGACCGCGTAACCCGCGCCGTTCGGATCATCGGGATACAATTCCACAAGTTGACCCACGAGTTGATTGTTCCAAGAATCGCCGAGATGTTGTTCCAAAACGATGAGTTTTCCGGAAAGCCTTCTCCAGAAATTTTTACGAACCGTATTCTCTTTAAACGGATGATTGTCGAGACGAAGCGTTCTTCCCTCTTCCTCCCAAATCGTTTCGGCCGCGAATTCGTCCTTAAGATTGACGAGTTGTTTTTGTCTGAATTCTCCGATGCCCCTCGTAAAACGTTCCGCGGTATTTCCCTGCATGATAAGAATATCGTTATCGACGTTTATGATTCTCGTCGAATCCGAAGGTTTCTTTTTTCCGATGCGAATTTCTTTCAGAAGTCGACCGGAATTTTTTAAACGAACTCGGGGAGAATTTTCGTTTAACTGCAGTGAGGCGGAAATCTTTCCGTCTACGATCGGTTCCACACCTTTCGATTTGAGAACGGAAAGTTCGCGAAAGATATTGTCCGTGTTGTAACCGCCTTCGAAGATTACGGATTCTCCGGTTTCCAAATCCTTGGATTCGACGGTCAAAAAAGTTCCGCTTTCGCTGATTCCTTTTTGTTTCTTGAGAATGATCGGCGCGCGATAAAACGCGGAAGCGTCGTCTCCCTCCCAGGCTTCCTTTGGAGGTTGATATTCGATTTCGTCTATGTCGATTTCCCAAACGGAAATTTCGGTTTGGTCCTCTTTTCTTTCGTCCAAAAAGAAAAAGATTCCAACAAGAGCGACTAACGCGAAAACTAAAGGAAGAATTCGTTTCAAGATTCTTCTCCTTCCCTTCTGCGTTTTTGAATCAGAACCGCCGAGGAAACCAGAGCGATCAAACCCGGAAAGATGAACATTCCCAAAATCCAAACCGTTCTTTTTTGAACGTCCGTCAAAGACACGGTGTTCACTTCTTCTTTCTTAGGTTGAATCGAAGACAAGGAAAGATCCTGATACATCCAAGTGATCGCCGAAGTCGCGAGTTCGTAATTCGCTCCGTAGGAAATGAATTGATCCGTGATCCAAGAAGTTCCCGAAAAGATTACGACTCTCCCTTCTTCTTTCGAGTTTGCGTCGTTGTTTTGTGCGCTTGTATTTGCGTTTTG from Leptospira kmetyi serovar Malaysia str. Bejo-Iso9 harbors:
- a CDS encoding UDP-N-acetylmuramate--L-alanine ligase; translation: MKIFLIGIGGIAMGNLAHMLQKSGHEVSGSDAGVYPPMSDKLKEWNIPYFEGFKAENIKGQDLIVVGNAISRGNPEVEEMLNSGMNYLSMPAAISEFFLKGKKVIVVAGTHGKTTTTFLIHHILKENGVEPGLFVGGIRKDGFPGFELGNGQYFVIEGDEYDTAFFDKSSKFLHYRPTYAVLNALDFDHADIFPDIAAIETMFKRLINLVPGNGKIFFWNGSGSLKKLVQHVKFTKTEGFEWNRKDSSLTWKKHELVWDDQKLNPALFGDHNYRNIEVAIRVCSEILKEKNPSGYKQGIAKAIDSFPGVKRRQDILFQSQTALVMEDFAHHPVAVHETIHAVKKRFHGYKIISLFEPRSATSHRNVFQKEYSYSFLGSDLTILTEIHNLKKVSKDIRLDVKKLVQKLLKNSKTIPVYAKDPAELLAKLEKMIPQFTGQKILILAMSNGSFGGIYPGLVELARKHV